A single Populus nigra chromosome 13, ddPopNigr1.1, whole genome shotgun sequence DNA region contains:
- the LOC133671057 gene encoding DUF21 domain-containing protein At5g52790 isoform X3 → MAANDVPCCEPMFWTYLVICMALVSFAGLMSGLTLGLMSLSVVDLEVLIKAGQPQERKNAEKILPIVKNQHLLLCTLLIGNALAMEIIPQAVCSRYGLSIGAKLSIVVRFIVIVLFPLAYPISKLLDWILGEKHSALLRRAELKTLVDMHGNEAGKGGELTHDETTIITGALDLTQKTAKDAMTPISETFSLDINCKLDEKTMGLIIRKGHSRVPIYTGNPTNIIGLILVKNLIRCRPEDETPIRDLTIRRIPRVPDLLPLYDIMNQFQKGHSHMAVVVKSKNDANETAQKANYKPTMLGKRVSGSYQLGQKDQFIIPVNSPSVYSSGTDIESPKQIDFRNLRDNLHPKLQNQEHQHGNLSHEELELLSASDEEVIGVITLEDVMEELIQEEILDETDEYVDVHNKITINMIPPRRSPGSGTASPVSPYHQSPVSPILLSPIPTYAFSPFIRPILYASPPAKSVPNSPAQAHLTGSPHYSPSSNKVSRKSYEKLRRPDGL, encoded by the exons ATGGCAGCAAATGATGTGCCATGTTGTGAGCCCATGTTTTGGACATATCTAGTCATATGCATGGCTCTAGTGTCTTTTGCTGGCCTAATGTCTGGTCTTACATTAGGACTTATGTCTCTTAGTGTTGTTGATCTTGAGGTTCTGATCAAGGCTGGTCAGCCCCAAGAACGAAAGAATGCAG AGAAGATTCTGCCTATTGTGAAAAATCAGCATTTACTGCTATGTACTCTCCTCATAGGAAATGCTTTGGCTATGGAG ATTATCCCTCAAGCAGTTTGTTCTAGGTATGGCCTGAGCATTGGTGCGAAACTGTCTATCGTCGTTAGGTTTATTGTTATAGTTCTCTTTCCTCTAGCTTATCCTATCAGTAAG CTCCTGGATTGGATCCTTGGAGAAAAGCATTCTGCCCTTCTGCGACGCGCAGAGTTGAAGACTTTGGTGGACATGCATGGAAATGAG GCAGGGAAAGGTGGAGAGCTGACGCATGATGAGACCACTATCATTACTGGAGCCTTGGATCTCACTCAGAAAACTGCAAAAGATGCTATGACACCCATATCAGAAACATTTTCGTTGGATATTAATTGTAAACTTGACGA GAAAACAATGGGGTTGATAATAAGGAAAGGCCATAGCCGTGTACCGATTTACACAGGGAATCCAACAAATATTATCGGTCTGATCTTG GTGAAAAATTTAATCAGGTGCCGACCTGAAGATGAAACACCGATAAGAGATCTAACTATAAGGAGGATTCCAAG GGTTCCTGATCTTTTGCCTCTTTATGATATAATGAATCAATTTCAGAAAGGTCATAGCCATATGGCTGTTGTTGTTAAGAGTAAGAATGATGCTAACGAGACTGCACAAAAAGCAAACTACAAGCCTACCATGTTGGGGAAAAGGG TTTCAGGAAGCTACCAACTTGGTCAGAAAGATCAATTCATCATTCCTGTGAACTCACCATCCGTGTATTCCAGTGGCACTGACATTGAGAGTCCGAAACAGATCGATTTCAGGAATCTAAGAGACAATTTGCACCCAAAATTGCAGAATCAAGAACACCAACATGGAAATCTTTCACATGAAGAATTGGAATTGCTTTCAGCTTCAGATGAGGAAGTCATTGGTGTTATAACCTTGGAAGATGTTATGGAAGAACTGATTCAG GAAGAAATATTGGATGAAACTGATGAGTATGTAGACGTTCATAACAA GATTACAATCAATATGATTCCTCCGCGAAGATCACCTGGATCAGGAACGGCATCACCGGTTTCTCCCTATCATCAAAGTCCAGTATCTCCCATACTGCTTTCACCAATACCAACATATGCTTTCTCACCATTTATTAGGCCAATACTTTATGCTTCCCCGCCAGCAAAATCTGTTCCAAATTCTCCAGCTCAAGCTCATCTTACAGGCTCTCCTCACTATTCACCATCCTCCAATAAG GTTTCAAGAAAATCATACGAGAAGCTGAGAAGGCCTGATGGTTTATAG
- the LOC133671057 gene encoding DUF21 domain-containing protein At5g52790 isoform X2, whose translation MAANDVPCCEPMFWTYLVICMALVSFAGLMSGLTLGLMSLSVVDLEVLIKAGQPQERKNAEKILPIVKNQHLLLCTLLIGNALAMEALPIFLDALLPAWGAILISVTLILTFGEIIPQAVCSRYGLSIGAKLSIVVRFIVIVLFPLAYPISKLLDWILGEKHSALLRRAELKTLVDMHGNEAGKGGELTHDETTIITGALDLTQKTAKDAMTPISETFSLDINCKLDEKTMGLIIRKGHSRVPIYTGNPTNIIGLILVKNLIRCRPEDETPIRDLTIRRIPRVPDLLPLYDIMNQFQKGHSHMAVVVKSKNDANETAQKANYKPTMLGKRGSYQLGQKDQFIIPVNSPSVYSSGTDIESPKQIDFRNLRDNLHPKLQNQEHQHGNLSHEELELLSASDEEVIGVITLEDVMEELIQEEILDETDEYVDVHNKITINMIPPRRSPGSGTASPVSPYHQSPVSPILLSPIPTYAFSPFIRPILYASPPAKSVPNSPAQAHLTGSPHYSPSSNKVSRKSYEKLRRPDGL comes from the exons ATGGCAGCAAATGATGTGCCATGTTGTGAGCCCATGTTTTGGACATATCTAGTCATATGCATGGCTCTAGTGTCTTTTGCTGGCCTAATGTCTGGTCTTACATTAGGACTTATGTCTCTTAGTGTTGTTGATCTTGAGGTTCTGATCAAGGCTGGTCAGCCCCAAGAACGAAAGAATGCAG AGAAGATTCTGCCTATTGTGAAAAATCAGCATTTACTGCTATGTACTCTCCTCATAGGAAATGCTTTGGCTATGGAG GCCCTGCCTATCTTCCTTGACGCGCTTCTTCCTGCTTGGGGTGCTATACTAATATCAGTAACCCTCATACTTACCTTTGGTGAG ATTATCCCTCAAGCAGTTTGTTCTAGGTATGGCCTGAGCATTGGTGCGAAACTGTCTATCGTCGTTAGGTTTATTGTTATAGTTCTCTTTCCTCTAGCTTATCCTATCAGTAAG CTCCTGGATTGGATCCTTGGAGAAAAGCATTCTGCCCTTCTGCGACGCGCAGAGTTGAAGACTTTGGTGGACATGCATGGAAATGAG GCAGGGAAAGGTGGAGAGCTGACGCATGATGAGACCACTATCATTACTGGAGCCTTGGATCTCACTCAGAAAACTGCAAAAGATGCTATGACACCCATATCAGAAACATTTTCGTTGGATATTAATTGTAAACTTGACGA GAAAACAATGGGGTTGATAATAAGGAAAGGCCATAGCCGTGTACCGATTTACACAGGGAATCCAACAAATATTATCGGTCTGATCTTG GTGAAAAATTTAATCAGGTGCCGACCTGAAGATGAAACACCGATAAGAGATCTAACTATAAGGAGGATTCCAAG GGTTCCTGATCTTTTGCCTCTTTATGATATAATGAATCAATTTCAGAAAGGTCATAGCCATATGGCTGTTGTTGTTAAGAGTAAGAATGATGCTAACGAGACTGCACAAAAAGCAAACTACAAGCCTACCATGTTGGGGAAAAGGG GAAGCTACCAACTTGGTCAGAAAGATCAATTCATCATTCCTGTGAACTCACCATCCGTGTATTCCAGTGGCACTGACATTGAGAGTCCGAAACAGATCGATTTCAGGAATCTAAGAGACAATTTGCACCCAAAATTGCAGAATCAAGAACACCAACATGGAAATCTTTCACATGAAGAATTGGAATTGCTTTCAGCTTCAGATGAGGAAGTCATTGGTGTTATAACCTTGGAAGATGTTATGGAAGAACTGATTCAG GAAGAAATATTGGATGAAACTGATGAGTATGTAGACGTTCATAACAA GATTACAATCAATATGATTCCTCCGCGAAGATCACCTGGATCAGGAACGGCATCACCGGTTTCTCCCTATCATCAAAGTCCAGTATCTCCCATACTGCTTTCACCAATACCAACATATGCTTTCTCACCATTTATTAGGCCAATACTTTATGCTTCCCCGCCAGCAAAATCTGTTCCAAATTCTCCAGCTCAAGCTCATCTTACAGGCTCTCCTCACTATTCACCATCCTCCAATAAG GTTTCAAGAAAATCATACGAGAAGCTGAGAAGGCCTGATGGTTTATAG
- the LOC133671057 gene encoding DUF21 domain-containing protein At5g52790 isoform X1 gives MAANDVPCCEPMFWTYLVICMALVSFAGLMSGLTLGLMSLSVVDLEVLIKAGQPQERKNAEKILPIVKNQHLLLCTLLIGNALAMEALPIFLDALLPAWGAILISVTLILTFGEIIPQAVCSRYGLSIGAKLSIVVRFIVIVLFPLAYPISKLLDWILGEKHSALLRRAELKTLVDMHGNEAGKGGELTHDETTIITGALDLTQKTAKDAMTPISETFSLDINCKLDEKTMGLIIRKGHSRVPIYTGNPTNIIGLILVKNLIRCRPEDETPIRDLTIRRIPRVPDLLPLYDIMNQFQKGHSHMAVVVKSKNDANETAQKANYKPTMLGKRVSGSYQLGQKDQFIIPVNSPSVYSSGTDIESPKQIDFRNLRDNLHPKLQNQEHQHGNLSHEELELLSASDEEVIGVITLEDVMEELIQEEILDETDEYVDVHNKITINMIPPRRSPGSGTASPVSPYHQSPVSPILLSPIPTYAFSPFIRPILYASPPAKSVPNSPAQAHLTGSPHYSPSSNKVSRKSYEKLRRPDGL, from the exons ATGGCAGCAAATGATGTGCCATGTTGTGAGCCCATGTTTTGGACATATCTAGTCATATGCATGGCTCTAGTGTCTTTTGCTGGCCTAATGTCTGGTCTTACATTAGGACTTATGTCTCTTAGTGTTGTTGATCTTGAGGTTCTGATCAAGGCTGGTCAGCCCCAAGAACGAAAGAATGCAG AGAAGATTCTGCCTATTGTGAAAAATCAGCATTTACTGCTATGTACTCTCCTCATAGGAAATGCTTTGGCTATGGAG GCCCTGCCTATCTTCCTTGACGCGCTTCTTCCTGCTTGGGGTGCTATACTAATATCAGTAACCCTCATACTTACCTTTGGTGAG ATTATCCCTCAAGCAGTTTGTTCTAGGTATGGCCTGAGCATTGGTGCGAAACTGTCTATCGTCGTTAGGTTTATTGTTATAGTTCTCTTTCCTCTAGCTTATCCTATCAGTAAG CTCCTGGATTGGATCCTTGGAGAAAAGCATTCTGCCCTTCTGCGACGCGCAGAGTTGAAGACTTTGGTGGACATGCATGGAAATGAG GCAGGGAAAGGTGGAGAGCTGACGCATGATGAGACCACTATCATTACTGGAGCCTTGGATCTCACTCAGAAAACTGCAAAAGATGCTATGACACCCATATCAGAAACATTTTCGTTGGATATTAATTGTAAACTTGACGA GAAAACAATGGGGTTGATAATAAGGAAAGGCCATAGCCGTGTACCGATTTACACAGGGAATCCAACAAATATTATCGGTCTGATCTTG GTGAAAAATTTAATCAGGTGCCGACCTGAAGATGAAACACCGATAAGAGATCTAACTATAAGGAGGATTCCAAG GGTTCCTGATCTTTTGCCTCTTTATGATATAATGAATCAATTTCAGAAAGGTCATAGCCATATGGCTGTTGTTGTTAAGAGTAAGAATGATGCTAACGAGACTGCACAAAAAGCAAACTACAAGCCTACCATGTTGGGGAAAAGGG TTTCAGGAAGCTACCAACTTGGTCAGAAAGATCAATTCATCATTCCTGTGAACTCACCATCCGTGTATTCCAGTGGCACTGACATTGAGAGTCCGAAACAGATCGATTTCAGGAATCTAAGAGACAATTTGCACCCAAAATTGCAGAATCAAGAACACCAACATGGAAATCTTTCACATGAAGAATTGGAATTGCTTTCAGCTTCAGATGAGGAAGTCATTGGTGTTATAACCTTGGAAGATGTTATGGAAGAACTGATTCAG GAAGAAATATTGGATGAAACTGATGAGTATGTAGACGTTCATAACAA GATTACAATCAATATGATTCCTCCGCGAAGATCACCTGGATCAGGAACGGCATCACCGGTTTCTCCCTATCATCAAAGTCCAGTATCTCCCATACTGCTTTCACCAATACCAACATATGCTTTCTCACCATTTATTAGGCCAATACTTTATGCTTCCCCGCCAGCAAAATCTGTTCCAAATTCTCCAGCTCAAGCTCATCTTACAGGCTCTCCTCACTATTCACCATCCTCCAATAAG GTTTCAAGAAAATCATACGAGAAGCTGAGAAGGCCTGATGGTTTATAG